Proteins encoded in a region of the Pseudomonas denitrificans (nom. rej.) genome:
- a CDS encoding universal stress protein: MKLQHLLVIIDPTRTDQPALTRARWIAQRCGARLELLACEYNPALDNALLLDRGDLDAAQRNLLDERLAWLQQLAAPLREAGLDVHCQVRWGKSLHHQVVLHCEQTSPDLVLKSAHHHNLLKRLLLTNNDWQLIRHCPQPLWLVQHGEWSGKNLCAAVDPLHAGDTPATLDHRLITVARELEQRLQLDAHYLHAYMAVPRTLAFNAELLADYDNYVLRTEAHHREAFDALLAHYPQIDRQRTLLGQGFAEEVIPAYVKDHAIDLLLMGAVARGQLDNALIGQTAERVFEEVECDLLVIRPRT; the protein is encoded by the coding sequence ATGAAGCTGCAGCACCTGCTCGTCATCATCGACCCGACCCGCACGGATCAGCCTGCCCTCACCCGCGCCCGCTGGATCGCCCAGCGCTGCGGCGCACGCTTGGAACTGCTGGCCTGCGAGTACAACCCGGCGCTGGACAACGCCCTGTTACTGGACCGCGGCGACCTCGATGCCGCCCAGCGCAACCTGCTGGACGAACGCCTGGCCTGGTTGCAGCAACTGGCCGCGCCACTGCGCGAGGCAGGTCTCGACGTGCACTGCCAGGTGCGCTGGGGCAAGTCCCTGCACCACCAGGTGGTTCTCCACTGCGAGCAGACCTCGCCCGATCTGGTACTCAAGTCCGCGCATCACCACAATCTGCTCAAGCGCCTGTTGCTCACCAACAACGACTGGCAGCTGATCCGCCATTGCCCGCAGCCGCTGTGGCTGGTGCAGCACGGCGAATGGTCGGGGAAGAACCTGTGCGCCGCCGTCGACCCGCTGCACGCCGGCGATACCCCGGCCACGCTGGATCATCGGCTGATCACGGTAGCCCGCGAACTGGAGCAGCGCCTGCAGCTCGACGCCCACTACCTGCACGCTTACATGGCCGTGCCGCGCACCCTGGCGTTCAACGCCGAGCTGCTGGCCGACTACGATAACTACGTGCTGCGCACCGAAGCCCACCACCGCGAAGCCTTCGACGCCCTGCTCGCGCACTACCCGCAGATCGATCGCCAGCGCACGTTGCTGGGCCAGGGCTTCGCCGAGGAAGTGATCCCGGCCTACGTAAAGGACCACGCCATCGACCTGCTGCTGATGGGCGCCGTCGCCCGTGGGCAGCTCGACAACGCGCTGATCGGCCAGACCGCCGAGCGGGTCTTCGAGGAAGTCGAATGTGATCTGCTGGTGATCCGGCCCCGCACCTGA
- a CDS encoding enoyl-CoA hydratase-related protein: MSEQILVEREEGLLTLRLNRPDKMNALTRSMYAGLADALEAAQEDRSVRVVLITGNAECFTSGNDIVDFLQEPPSGPDSAVFRFMRALMEFTKPVVAAVAGPAVGIGTTLLLHCDQVFIARGAKLKMPFVNLGLCPEFGSSFLVPRLVGPVKASSLLLRGEGFTGEQAVAYGIANEALADGAAALERAREVCQAFQQLPPAAVALSKRLLKAPFIEELRRVVAEEGQHFVQRLHSPEAHEALSAFTQRRQPDFSKFL; this comes from the coding sequence ATGAGCGAACAGATTCTCGTCGAGCGCGAAGAGGGCCTGCTGACCCTGCGCCTGAACCGTCCGGACAAGATGAACGCGCTGACCCGCAGCATGTATGCCGGTCTCGCCGATGCGCTGGAAGCGGCGCAGGAGGATCGTTCGGTGCGCGTGGTGCTGATCACCGGCAACGCCGAGTGCTTCACCAGTGGCAACGACATCGTCGACTTCCTCCAGGAGCCGCCGAGCGGCCCGGACAGCGCGGTGTTCCGCTTCATGCGCGCGCTGATGGAATTCACCAAGCCGGTGGTCGCCGCCGTCGCCGGCCCGGCCGTGGGCATCGGCACCACGCTGCTGCTGCACTGCGACCAGGTGTTCATCGCCAGGGGCGCCAAGCTGAAGATGCCCTTCGTCAACCTGGGCCTGTGCCCGGAATTTGGCTCCAGCTTCCTGGTGCCGCGACTGGTCGGCCCGGTGAAGGCTTCCAGCCTGCTGCTGCGCGGCGAAGGTTTCACCGGCGAGCAGGCCGTGGCCTACGGCATCGCCAACGAGGCGCTGGCAGATGGCGCGGCCGCGCTGGAGCGTGCCCGCGAGGTTTGCCAGGCCTTCCAGCAACTGCCGCCGGCCGCGGTGGCGCTGAGCAAGCGCCTGCTGAAAGCGCCCTTCATCGAGGAACTGCGCCGCGTGGTGGCGGAGGAAGGCCAGCACTTCGTGCAGCGTCTGCATTCGCCGGAAGCCCACGAAGCGCTGAGTGCCTTCACCCAGCGCCGCCAGCCGGATTTCTCCAAGTTCCTCTGA
- a CDS encoding iron-sulfur-binding ferredoxin reductase — protein sequence MPEIQAGSQRFSVSPGVNLLDALRGAGIAVPYSCRAGSCHACLVRCTRGEVLDALPEALDSVRRAEGWRLSCQCRVIEDLSLETFDPQRDGLPATVTELDWPAPDVLRLRLAPQRPLRYSAGQHLILWSAEGVARPYSLASVPGLDPWLEFHIDCRERGAFADFARGLKVGDGLRLGELRGGALHYDPEWHERPLLLMASGTGLAPLWGVLREAQRQHHSGPIRVIHQAHDHAGHYLAEPLQSLAASHPELDVTLMTTAESAEVLAQLRLVSRRTLALLCGHPASVDAFARRLYLCGVPRGQTLADLYLPHA from the coding sequence GTGCCTGAGATACAGGCCGGATCGCAACGCTTTTCGGTCAGCCCCGGAGTCAACCTGCTCGATGCCCTGCGCGGCGCCGGCATCGCCGTGCCTTACAGCTGCCGGGCCGGCAGTTGCCACGCCTGCCTGGTGCGCTGCACCCGTGGCGAGGTGCTGGATGCCTTGCCCGAGGCGCTGGATTCCGTGCGCCGCGCGGAGGGCTGGCGACTGTCCTGCCAGTGCCGGGTGATCGAGGACCTCTCGCTGGAAACCTTCGACCCGCAGCGCGATGGCCTGCCCGCCACGGTCACTGAACTGGACTGGCCGGCGCCGGACGTGCTGCGCCTGCGCCTCGCCCCGCAACGCCCGTTGCGCTACAGCGCTGGTCAGCACCTGATCCTCTGGAGCGCCGAAGGCGTCGCGCGGCCCTATTCCCTGGCCAGCGTGCCGGGCCTCGACCCCTGGCTCGAATTCCACATCGACTGCCGCGAGCGTGGCGCCTTCGCCGATTTCGCCCGTGGCCTGAAGGTCGGCGATGGCCTGCGCCTGGGCGAGTTGCGGGGCGGCGCGCTGCACTACGACCCGGAATGGCACGAGCGGCCGCTGCTGCTGATGGCTTCGGGCACCGGCCTGGCGCCGCTCTGGGGCGTCCTGCGCGAAGCGCAGCGGCAGCATCACAGCGGGCCGATCCGCGTCATTCACCAGGCTCATGACCACGCCGGCCATTATCTGGCCGAGCCCCTGCAATCCCTGGCCGCCAGCCACCCTGAGCTGGACGTGACGCTGATGACCACGGCCGAGTCGGCCGAGGTTTTGGCGCAACTCCGGCTTGTTTCGCGGCGAACCCTCGCCTTACTCTGCGGCCATCCTGCCAGCGTCGATGCCTTCGCCCGCCGCCTCTACCTCTGCGGCGTGCCCCGTGGCCAGACGCTGGCTGACCTGTACCTGCCCCACGCCTGA
- a CDS encoding GGDEF domain-containing protein, giving the protein MSTLKPPLKQHALQKLLIRRFGMALGTYALALLLLWLAVFGEFYRAPVSFALTCTLLVAGSQLVFAWLFFSGRNQRFTDPSMTEPQVLVALVWNTLFLANVDTARGTLMVLYVLILLFGVFQLQPRVFARCAALAFIAFAGLNLHEAFQQRLQLPAQAVLQLLVLFIVLTWLSLFAGYVQSLRQRMRQRRYALQAHQDTLRGMMRQLEDLVATDELTGLFNRRHFIRLAGRALDEMHPGQRHGLALIDLDHFKRINDVHGHAAGDRVLQTFAAVARACLREGDVLARYGGEEFVLLLPNADADRLTTCCERLRMAYSAAEPVGVNIETLSLSAGMTLLDANDDLDEALQRADQALYRAKRSGRNRCDAAWEWTRA; this is encoded by the coding sequence ATGAGCACGCTGAAACCACCTCTGAAGCAGCACGCCTTACAAAAACTACTCATCAGGCGATTCGGCATGGCCCTCGGGACCTATGCGCTGGCGCTTCTGTTGTTGTGGTTGGCCGTTTTCGGCGAGTTCTACCGCGCCCCCGTCAGCTTCGCCCTGACCTGCACGCTGCTGGTCGCCGGCAGCCAGCTGGTGTTCGCCTGGCTGTTCTTCAGCGGGCGCAACCAGCGTTTCACCGACCCGAGCATGACCGAGCCGCAGGTGCTGGTGGCGCTGGTCTGGAACACCCTGTTCCTGGCCAACGTCGATACTGCGCGCGGCACGCTGATGGTGCTCTATGTGCTGATCCTGCTGTTCGGCGTGTTCCAGTTGCAGCCAAGGGTATTCGCCCGCTGCGCCGCGCTGGCCTTCATTGCCTTCGCTGGCCTGAACCTCCACGAAGCCTTCCAGCAGCGCCTGCAACTGCCGGCCCAGGCGGTCCTGCAACTGCTGGTGCTGTTCATCGTGCTTACCTGGCTGAGCCTGTTCGCCGGTTACGTGCAGTCGTTGCGCCAGCGCATGCGCCAGCGCCGCTATGCGCTGCAGGCGCACCAGGACACCCTGCGCGGCATGATGCGCCAGCTCGAAGACCTGGTGGCCACCGACGAGCTCACCGGGCTGTTCAACCGCCGGCACTTCATCCGCCTGGCCGGTCGTGCGCTGGATGAAATGCACCCCGGCCAGCGCCACGGCCTGGCGCTGATCGACCTGGACCACTTCAAGCGCATCAACGATGTCCACGGCCATGCCGCCGGTGACCGCGTGCTGCAGACCTTCGCCGCCGTGGCGCGGGCCTGCCTGCGCGAAGGCGACGTGCTGGCGCGCTACGGCGGCGAAGAATTCGTCCTGCTGCTGCCCAACGCCGACGCCGATCGCCTGACCACCTGCTGCGAACGCCTGCGGATGGCCTATTCGGCGGCGGAACCGGTGGGCGTGAACATCGAAACCCTGAGCCTGTCGGCGGGTATGACCCTGCTCGACGCCAACGACGATCTCGACGAGGCCTTGCAACGGGCCGACCAGGCGCTCTACCGTGCGAAACGCAGCGGACGCAACCGCTGCGATGCCGCATGGGAGTGGACGCGTGCCTGA
- a CDS encoding fumarate hydratase: MAVIKQDDLIQSVADALQFISYYHPVDFIQAMHEAYLREESPAARDSMAQILINSRMCATGHRPICQDTGIVTVFVRVGMEVSWAGATMSVDDMINEGVRRAYNLPENVLRASILADPAGARKNTKDNTPAVIHYSIVPGNTVEVDVAAKGGGSENKSKMAMLNPSDSIVDWVLKTVPTMGAGWCPPGMLGIGIGGTAEKAAVMAKEVLMDEIDIHELKARGPQNKIEEMRLELFEKVNQLGIGAQGLGGLTTVLDVKIMDYPTHAASLPVCMIPNCAATRHAHFVLDGSGPAELEAPSLDAYPEIVWEAGPSARRVNLDSITPEEVQSWKPGETILLNGKMLTGRDAAHKRMVDMLNKGEELPVDLKGRFIYYVGPVDPVGDEVVGPAGPTTATRMDKFTRQILETTGLLGMIGKSERGPIAIEAIKDNKAVYLMAVGGAAYLVAQAIKKSKVLAFAELGMEAIYEFEVKDMPVTVAVDTNGESVHITGPAIWQKKIAESLAVEVQ; this comes from the coding sequence ATGGCCGTGATCAAGCAAGACGACCTGATCCAGAGCGTCGCCGATGCCCTGCAGTTCATCTCCTACTACCACCCGGTTGACTTCATCCAGGCCATGCATGAGGCCTACCTGCGCGAAGAATCGCCGGCTGCCCGGGACTCGATGGCACAGATCCTGATCAACTCGCGCATGTGCGCCACTGGTCATCGCCCGATCTGCCAGGACACCGGTATCGTCACCGTGTTCGTCCGCGTCGGCATGGAAGTGAGCTGGGCCGGCGCCACCATGAGCGTCGACGACATGATCAACGAAGGCGTGCGTCGCGCCTACAACCTGCCGGAGAACGTCCTGCGCGCCTCCATCCTGGCCGACCCGGCCGGCGCGCGTAAGAACACCAAGGACAACACCCCGGCGGTGATCCACTACTCCATCGTCCCCGGCAACACCGTGGAAGTGGACGTCGCAGCCAAGGGCGGCGGCTCCGAGAACAAGTCGAAGATGGCCATGCTCAACCCGTCCGACTCGATCGTCGACTGGGTCCTGAAGACCGTTCCGACCATGGGCGCCGGCTGGTGCCCGCCGGGCATGCTCGGCATCGGCATCGGCGGTACCGCCGAGAAGGCCGCGGTGATGGCGAAGGAAGTCCTGATGGACGAGATCGACATCCACGAGCTGAAAGCCCGCGGCCCGCAGAACAAGATCGAGGAAATGCGCCTCGAGCTGTTCGAGAAGGTCAATCAGCTGGGTATCGGTGCCCAGGGCCTGGGCGGCCTGACCACCGTGCTCGACGTGAAGATCATGGACTACCCGACCCACGCCGCCTCGCTGCCGGTCTGCATGATCCCCAACTGCGCCGCCACCCGTCACGCACACTTCGTGCTCGACGGCTCGGGCCCGGCCGAACTGGAAGCGCCGTCCCTGGACGCGTACCCGGAAATCGTCTGGGAAGCCGGCCCGTCCGCGCGCCGCGTCAACCTCGACAGCATCACCCCGGAAGAAGTGCAGAGCTGGAAGCCGGGCGAGACCATCCTGCTCAACGGCAAGATGCTCACCGGCCGCGACGCCGCGCACAAGCGCATGGTCGACATGCTGAACAAGGGCGAAGAGCTGCCGGTGGACCTCAAGGGCCGCTTCATCTACTACGTCGGCCCGGTCGATCCGGTCGGTGACGAAGTGGTTGGCCCAGCCGGCCCGACCACCGCGACCCGGATGGACAAGTTCACCCGCCAGATCCTCGAGACCACTGGCCTGCTGGGCATGATCGGCAAGTCCGAGCGCGGCCCGATCGCCATCGAGGCAATCAAGGACAACAAGGCCGTCTACCTGATGGCCGTGGGCGGCGCCGCCTACCTGGTCGCCCAGGCGATCAAGAAGTCCAAGGTCCTCGCCTTCGCCGAACTGGGCATGGAAGCGATCTACGAGTTCGAAGTCAAAGACATGCCGGTGACCGTTGCGGTCGACACCAATGGCGAGTCGGTGCACATCACCGGCCCGGCCATCTGGCAGAAGAAGATCGCCGAGAGCCTGGCAGTGGAAGTGCAGTGA
- a CDS encoding ribbon-helix-helix domain-containing protein, with product MCELYVKADPILYESRSRSLRIRGVVTTLRLENQFWDILREIAEVDGMTTNQLITKLYDEVMDYRGEVVNFASFLRVSCTRFLAQRRDKVTELSLVARSAS from the coding sequence ATGTGCGAACTCTACGTAAAGGCCGACCCGATTCTCTACGAGTCGCGTTCGCGCTCGCTGCGCATCCGTGGCGTGGTCACCACGCTGCGCCTGGAGAACCAGTTCTGGGACATCCTGCGCGAGATTGCCGAAGTGGACGGCATGACCACCAACCAGCTGATCACCAAGCTCTACGACGAGGTGATGGACTACCGCGGGGAGGTGGTGAACTTCGCCTCCTTCCTGCGCGTGAGCTGCACGCGCTTCCTCGCCCAGCGCCGCGACAAGGTGACGGAACTGAGCCTGGTAGCGCGCAGCGCGTCCTGA
- a CDS encoding DJ-1/PfpI family protein: MAAKKILMLVGDYAEDYETMVPFQALLMVGHTVHAVCPDKKAGQSIRTAIHDFEGDQTYSEKPGHNFALNANFADVRAEDYDALLIPGGRAPEYLRLNAKVIELVKAFDAAKKPIAAVCHGAQLLAAAGVLKGRACSAYPACGPEVTLAGGEYVDIPVDAAHVDGNLVTAPAWPAHPAWLAKFLDVLGTKISL; the protein is encoded by the coding sequence ATGGCCGCGAAGAAGATCCTGATGCTGGTCGGCGACTACGCCGAAGACTACGAAACCATGGTGCCGTTCCAGGCCCTGCTGATGGTCGGGCACACCGTCCATGCCGTCTGCCCGGACAAGAAGGCCGGCCAGAGCATCCGTACCGCCATCCACGATTTCGAAGGCGACCAGACCTACAGCGAGAAGCCCGGTCACAACTTCGCCCTTAATGCCAACTTCGCCGATGTGCGCGCCGAAGACTACGACGCGCTGCTGATCCCCGGCGGCCGCGCCCCGGAATACCTGCGCCTGAACGCGAAAGTGATCGAACTGGTGAAAGCCTTCGACGCCGCGAAAAAGCCCATCGCCGCTGTCTGTCACGGTGCCCAGCTGCTGGCCGCTGCCGGTGTGCTCAAGGGCCGCGCCTGCAGCGCCTACCCGGCCTGCGGCCCGGAAGTGACGCTGGCCGGTGGCGAGTACGTGGACATCCCGGTGGACGCGGCCCATGTCGACGGCAACCTGGTCACCGCCCCGGCCTGGCCGGCGCACCCCGCCTGGCTGGCGAAATTCCTCGACGTGCTGGGCACGAAGATCAGCCTGTAA
- a CDS encoding GMC family oxidoreductase yields the protein MKYDYIIVGAGSAGCILAARLSESGEHSVLLLEAGGKDSSHWFRIPVGFAKLYYNPTFNWMYYSQPQKQLANRELYAPRGKVQGGSGSINAMIYVRGQAHDFDDWAANGNEGWSFRDVLPYFRKLESHPLGNTEYHGANGPIRITPMKGHTHPICDRFLEGCQELGYPLSEDFNGKDFEGAGLYDVNTKNGQRCSSSFAYLHPAQNRANLTIERNALVERVLFGENKRAIGVSVKQSGVQREFHAQREVILAAGAVDSPKLLQLSGVADRELLDEHKIAQVHELPAVGKNLQDHLCVSYYYKANIRTLNDDFGSLFGQARLGLEYLLTRKGPLSMSVNQSGGFFRSDDALEHPNLQLYFNPLSYQIPKSNKASLKPEPYSGFLLCFNPCRPTSRGEIRIASKNPADAALIDPNYLSTQKDIDEAIQGSHLIRKIMNAPALKKITVEEVLPGPATQSDEQMLQYFRENCGSIYHLCGSCAMGSDPQTSVVDNRLRVHGLKGLRVVDASIFPNVTSGNTNAAVMMVAEKGADLILEDARQVAEQRPSTRPAQRVAV from the coding sequence ATGAAATACGACTACATCATCGTCGGCGCCGGTTCCGCCGGCTGCATCCTCGCCGCCCGCCTGAGCGAATCGGGCGAACACAGCGTCCTGCTGCTGGAGGCCGGCGGCAAGGACAGCTCGCACTGGTTCAGGATCCCGGTGGGCTTCGCCAAGCTCTACTACAACCCGACCTTCAACTGGATGTACTACAGCCAGCCGCAGAAGCAGCTTGCCAACCGCGAACTCTATGCTCCGCGCGGCAAGGTGCAGGGTGGTTCGGGCTCGATCAACGCGATGATCTACGTGCGCGGCCAGGCCCATGACTTCGATGACTGGGCGGCCAACGGCAACGAAGGCTGGTCGTTCAGGGACGTGCTGCCGTACTTCCGCAAGCTGGAATCGCACCCGCTGGGCAACACCGAGTACCACGGCGCCAACGGTCCTATCCGGATCACGCCCATGAAGGGGCACACCCACCCGATCTGCGACCGCTTCCTCGAAGGCTGCCAGGAGCTGGGCTACCCGCTGAGCGAGGACTTCAACGGCAAGGACTTCGAAGGCGCCGGTCTCTACGACGTCAACACGAAGAATGGCCAGCGCTGTTCCAGCAGCTTCGCCTACCTGCACCCGGCGCAGAACCGCGCCAACCTCACCATCGAGCGCAACGCGCTGGTGGAGCGCGTGCTGTTCGGCGAGAACAAGCGCGCCATCGGCGTGAGCGTGAAGCAGAGCGGCGTGCAGCGGGAATTCCATGCCCAGCGCGAAGTCATCCTCGCCGCCGGCGCGGTGGATTCGCCCAAGTTGCTGCAGCTGTCCGGCGTCGCCGACCGCGAGCTGCTGGACGAGCACAAGATTGCGCAGGTCCACGAGCTGCCGGCAGTGGGCAAGAACCTGCAGGACCACCTCTGCGTCAGCTACTACTACAAGGCCAATATCCGCACCCTGAACGACGACTTCGGCTCGCTGTTCGGCCAGGCCAGGCTGGGCCTTGAATACCTGCTGACCCGCAAGGGCCCGCTGTCGATGAGCGTGAACCAGAGCGGCGGCTTCTTCCGCAGCGACGACGCGCTGGAACACCCGAACCTGCAGCTGTACTTCAACCCGCTGTCTTACCAGATTCCAAAGAGCAACAAGGCCAGCCTGAAACCCGAGCCGTATTCGGGCTTCCTGCTCTGCTTCAACCCGTGCCGGCCGACCAGCCGCGGGGAAATCCGCATTGCCTCGAAGAACCCGGCCGATGCCGCACTGATCGACCCGAACTACCTGAGCACGCAGAAGGACATCGACGAGGCCATCCAGGGCAGCCACCTGATCCGCAAGATCATGAACGCGCCGGCGCTGAAGAAAATCACCGTCGAGGAAGTGCTGCCGGGCCCGGCCACCCAGTCCGACGAGCAGATGCTGCAGTATTTCCGCGAGAACTGCGGCTCGATCTACCACCTGTGCGGCAGCTGCGCCATGGGCAGCGACCCGCAGACCTCGGTGGTGGACAACCGCCTGCGCGTGCATGGCCTCAAGGGGCTGCGCGTGGTCGATGCGTCGATCTTCCCCAACGTCACCTCCGGCAACACCAACGCCGCGGTGATGATGGTGGCGGAGAAGGGCGCCGACCTGATCCTCGAGGACGCCCGTCAGGTCGCCGAGCAGCGCCCGAGCACCAGGCCCGCGCAGCGCGTGGCGGTGTAG
- a CDS encoding mandelate racemase/muconate lactonizing enzyme family protein codes for MKIVSLETHVVAVPPPHVGGMYWLFVKLKTDCGIEGVGEIYAATFHPRVMVPAIEDVFGRYLENQDPHHIERFFRRAYSSGFTQRPDLTMMGIVSGLEMACWDIIGKAANKPVYELLGGKVHERLRSYTYLYPKNAQGEYDYSDPDLAAECAIENMKLGFTALKFDPAGPYTAFSGHQVSLEVLDRCETFCRKIREAVGNQCDLLFGTHGQMVPSSAIRLAKRLEKYDPLWFEEPIPPGQEDAMGQVAAKTSIPIATGERLTTKYEFFKLLQAGGASILQMNVGRCGGLLEGKKIASMAEAFYAQIAPHLYNGPIGAAASFQLAACTPNFLIQESIGTWDGFHAQVLKKPLQWEDGYIIPSSEPGLGVELNMDVVRAHSPYTGERLHLQMGPDPVDVKDNAPAKG; via the coding sequence ATGAAGATCGTCTCCCTCGAAACCCATGTGGTCGCCGTCCCACCGCCCCACGTCGGCGGCATGTACTGGCTGTTCGTCAAGCTGAAGACCGACTGCGGCATCGAAGGCGTCGGCGAGATCTACGCCGCCACCTTCCATCCCCGGGTGATGGTGCCGGCCATCGAGGACGTGTTCGGCCGCTACCTGGAGAACCAGGACCCGCACCACATCGAGCGCTTCTTCCGTCGCGCCTATTCGAGCGGTTTCACCCAGCGCCCCGACCTGACCATGATGGGCATCGTCAGCGGCCTGGAAATGGCCTGCTGGGACATCATCGGCAAGGCCGCGAACAAGCCGGTGTACGAGTTGCTCGGCGGCAAGGTCCACGAGCGCTTGCGCTCCTACACCTACCTGTACCCGAAGAACGCCCAGGGCGAATACGACTACTCCGACCCGGACCTGGCGGCCGAGTGCGCCATCGAGAACATGAAGCTCGGCTTCACCGCGCTGAAGTTCGACCCGGCCGGCCCCTACACCGCGTTCTCCGGCCACCAGGTGTCGCTGGAAGTGCTGGATCGCTGCGAGACGTTCTGCCGCAAGATCCGCGAAGCGGTGGGCAACCAATGCGACCTGCTGTTCGGCACCCACGGGCAGATGGTGCCGTCCTCGGCCATCCGCCTGGCGAAGCGCCTGGAGAAGTACGACCCGCTGTGGTTCGAGGAGCCGATCCCGCCGGGCCAGGAAGACGCCATGGGCCAGGTCGCTGCCAAGACCAGCATCCCGATCGCCACCGGCGAGCGCCTGACCACCAAGTACGAGTTCTTCAAGCTGCTGCAGGCCGGCGGCGCGTCGATCCTGCAGATGAACGTCGGCCGCTGCGGCGGCCTGCTCGAAGGCAAGAAGATCGCCTCCATGGCCGAAGCCTTCTATGCCCAGATCGCCCCGCACCTCTACAACGGCCCCATCGGCGCGGCAGCGAGTTTCCAGCTGGCGGCCTGCACGCCGAACTTCCTGATCCAGGAAAGCATCGGCACCTGGGACGGCTTCCACGCGCAGGTGCTGAAGAAGCCGCTGCAGTGGGAAGACGGCTACATCATCCCGTCCAGCGAGCCCGGCCTTGGCGTCGAGCTGAACATGGACGTGGTCCGCGCCCACAGCCCCTACACCGGCGAACGCCTGCACCTGCAGATGGGCCCGGACCCCGTCGACGTGAAAGACAACGCACCGGCCAAAGGCTGA